Proteins from one Rubripirellula tenax genomic window:
- a CDS encoding ferritin codes for MSNKQIGEALNGQIAAEFASWYSYLAMSTWCSEQELSGCAGWLRAQAQEEYTHAMKIYDFLLDRGVCVSFTKIDPPRDSFASIVEVFDWALHQEQENTRRIDSLFQLAMEQKAFASLIELQWFVTEQVEEEKTARANLARIKMVADDPAAILDFDNTLSERTPPLDTTPQ; via the coding sequence ATGTCAAACAAACAAATTGGTGAAGCACTTAATGGTCAGATCGCAGCGGAATTTGCATCTTGGTACTCGTACCTTGCGATGAGCACATGGTGTTCCGAGCAGGAGCTATCAGGCTGTGCCGGTTGGCTGCGTGCTCAAGCTCAGGAGGAATACACCCACGCGATGAAAATCTACGACTTTCTGCTGGATCGCGGTGTCTGCGTGTCATTCACGAAAATTGACCCGCCACGCGATTCGTTTGCTTCGATCGTTGAAGTCTTCGACTGGGCGTTACACCAAGAGCAAGAGAACACACGGCGAATCGACTCGCTTTTCCAGTTGGCGATGGAACAAAAGGCGTTTGCTTCGCTGATCGAGCTGCAATGGTTCGTGACCGAGCAAGTTGAAGAAGAAAAGACCGCTCGAGCAAACTTGGCCAGAATCAAAATGGTGGCCGATGATCCTGCCGCAATTCTGGACTTTGACAATACGCTGTCTGAACGAACGCCCCCGTTAGACACAACACCGCAGTGA
- a CDS encoding glycosyl hydrolase, whose product MFSETDGSRKTIGDVDILFHDGLYHLFHLVLPNHDFIAHAVSTDALNWRRVNNALFIGDPGSWDDLMLWTMHVSPNPHHSGRWRMFYTGLSRRDKGNYQRLGMATSDDLFHWKKSSVHWVDHRGPNDPEPVKAALRKSRTEIADSRHAMFDADSCFPLQPDPQHYESSLEEGRRWVSFRDPFYYHDGTDGWLMAAGRVKTGPIVRRGCVALMKEVEPNHFVGQPPLHHPRLYDDVEVPNLICVDDDHYLIGSIREDAKIRYWHTDKIGNCWQSYHDNVLLAQGNYAGRVCRDHKGWLLWNFYSVNSTDRTAENLMPPPKRLVRNANGLLRAATFEGIADYIREPIDTRCIHSLIEEVGPQVQFCRVDNGALELACESGFQAFVFDEAVDHFRFRATLNMKGLGKCGLVFRIEPDSRDGYYLSLDLLKGVAQLRAWGTGPVGSGEHMMKFQSLQSGFWYSEFRSGADVQLIAFGSYIELSVNGRVVLSSADQSFASGQLGLYLETAEVRISEIQLDRLASPSQTDEHLASG is encoded by the coding sequence ATGTTTTCAGAAACCGACGGAAGCCGCAAAACGATTGGCGATGTGGACATTCTGTTCCACGATGGGCTGTACCACCTCTTTCACCTCGTGCTGCCCAATCACGATTTCATCGCTCACGCTGTGAGTACGGACGCATTGAACTGGCGGCGAGTCAATAATGCGCTGTTCATCGGTGATCCTGGCAGTTGGGATGATCTGATGTTGTGGACCATGCATGTCTCGCCCAATCCGCATCACTCCGGTCGATGGAGAATGTTCTACACCGGACTTTCACGACGTGACAAAGGCAATTACCAGAGGCTGGGCATGGCGACCAGCGACGATCTCTTCCACTGGAAAAAATCATCGGTTCACTGGGTAGATCATCGCGGCCCGAATGACCCAGAACCGGTTAAGGCCGCTTTACGCAAAAGTCGAACCGAGATCGCTGACAGTCGACACGCGATGTTTGACGCGGACAGCTGCTTTCCGCTTCAGCCTGATCCGCAACACTACGAATCGTCGCTCGAAGAAGGTCGACGTTGGGTCAGCTTCCGTGACCCGTTCTACTATCACGATGGCACCGACGGTTGGCTGATGGCGGCCGGAAGGGTCAAAACCGGCCCCATCGTCCGTCGCGGCTGTGTCGCGCTGATGAAAGAGGTTGAACCAAATCACTTTGTCGGCCAACCGCCGCTGCATCATCCGCGGTTGTACGATGACGTCGAAGTCCCGAACCTCATCTGCGTCGATGACGACCACTACTTGATTGGCAGCATCCGCGAAGACGCCAAGATTCGCTACTGGCACACCGACAAGATCGGAAACTGCTGGCAGAGCTACCACGACAATGTGTTGTTGGCTCAAGGAAACTACGCAGGTCGAGTTTGTCGCGATCATAAAGGTTGGCTGCTATGGAATTTTTACTCGGTGAATTCGACCGACCGAACCGCAGAAAACCTAATGCCTCCGCCCAAACGACTCGTTCGGAACGCCAACGGGCTATTGCGTGCGGCGACGTTCGAAGGAATCGCCGACTACATACGAGAACCGATTGACACAAGATGCATTCACAGCCTGATCGAAGAAGTCGGTCCCCAAGTTCAATTCTGTCGAGTCGATAACGGCGCGTTGGAACTCGCCTGCGAGAGCGGATTTCAAGCTTTTGTGTTCGACGAGGCCGTCGACCACTTTCGGTTTCGCGCGACGCTGAACATGAAGGGCCTTGGCAAGTGCGGTTTGGTCTTTCGCATCGAACCCGACTCGCGCGATGGATACTACCTGTCCCTGGATTTGTTGAAGGGGGTCGCCCAACTGCGCGCCTGGGGAACGGGTCCAGTCGGCAGCGGCGAGCACATGATGAAGTTTCAATCGCTGCAGTCGGGGTTCTGGTACTCTGAGTTTCGCAGCGGAGCCGACGTGCAACTGATCGCCTTTGGAAGCTACATCGAACTGTCGGTCAACGGACGCGTGGTGTTGTCTTCAGCTGATCAAAGTTTTGCGAGCGGACAACTTGGCCTCTATCTCGAGACCGCCGAGGTGCGAATTTCCGAAATCCAGTTGGACCGACTCGCGTCACCAAGCCAAACCGACGAGCATCTGGCGAGCGGTTAG
- a CDS encoding outer membrane protein assembly factor BamB family protein, producing MTSETLRSTLLLIAALVSYDSLAGKNWPNFRGDGSSTVTADLPTRWSADEGVSWQVDIPGYGQSSPVVWSDHVYVTSSEGPFQLACQVHSFDLTTGKKLWTTRVEATTKVENYFRNSRAAPTCCVDDAGVYSFFASGDVTAMSHDGKTLWSTPLIKNYGEVANERGVASSLAQTDDHIFVLIDHHGPSYLVAINKSDGQVTWKADRGDRVPSWSSPAIARSGDRNIIITSSADTVDGYDVATGESLWQLAGLQGNHIPSATVVDDLVFVGSTTVYGGATDEDAVAGSNCCIELTHDDDRPGYKVRWGAERANSYYSTPLAFAGYVYYVNKVGVLYCVNQETGEQVFAKRIGNPCWASAVGVTHSNGEQLVYFVLKNGFTIVLRPGNEYDQVARNQLYDADAMMEARESAEKQRKTNSVPADQAKPKTGPEKVFAGMPERQLHQMFSYGDPMVYGVAVAQDRLLIRTGQALFCVGGEATQ from the coding sequence ATGACTTCCGAAACGCTTCGATCGACACTGCTACTGATCGCTGCTCTCGTGTCCTACGATTCGTTGGCGGGTAAAAACTGGCCCAATTTTCGAGGCGATGGCAGCAGCACGGTAACGGCAGATTTGCCAACACGATGGTCGGCTGATGAGGGAGTGTCGTGGCAGGTCGACATCCCTGGTTACGGTCAATCGTCGCCGGTCGTTTGGAGCGATCATGTTTACGTCACCAGCAGCGAAGGCCCATTTCAGCTTGCTTGCCAAGTTCATTCGTTCGACCTGACGACGGGAAAGAAGCTTTGGACGACGCGCGTCGAAGCAACCACGAAAGTGGAGAATTACTTTCGCAATAGCCGAGCGGCACCGACCTGCTGTGTCGACGATGCCGGCGTCTACTCTTTCTTCGCCAGCGGTGATGTGACCGCGATGAGCCACGACGGAAAGACATTGTGGAGCACACCATTGATCAAGAACTACGGCGAAGTCGCCAACGAACGCGGTGTGGCTAGCTCGTTGGCACAAACTGACGACCATATCTTCGTTCTGATCGACCATCACGGACCATCGTACTTAGTGGCGATAAACAAATCCGATGGTCAGGTCACTTGGAAAGCCGATCGAGGTGATCGCGTTCCCTCTTGGTCGTCACCTGCAATCGCTCGGTCCGGCGATCGAAACATCATCATCACCAGTTCAGCGGACACAGTCGACGGCTACGACGTGGCGACAGGTGAATCGTTGTGGCAGCTTGCTGGTCTGCAAGGCAACCACATACCATCGGCAACCGTCGTCGACGACCTAGTCTTCGTCGGTTCAACGACCGTGTACGGAGGTGCCACGGACGAGGACGCGGTCGCCGGATCGAATTGTTGCATCGAGCTAACGCACGACGACGACAGACCCGGATACAAAGTCCGTTGGGGAGCCGAGCGAGCGAACTCGTATTACTCAACGCCGCTCGCGTTTGCGGGTTACGTATACTACGTGAATAAAGTCGGCGTTCTGTACTGCGTCAATCAAGAAACGGGAGAGCAGGTTTTCGCAAAACGAATCGGCAATCCCTGTTGGGCGTCCGCCGTTGGTGTGACCCATTCAAATGGCGAACAGCTCGTCTACTTTGTTTTGAAGAACGGGTTCACGATCGTTCTTCGACCGGGCAACGAGTACGATCAGGTCGCCCGCAATCAGCTCTACGATGCCGATGCGATGATGGAAGCGAGGGAATCCGCCGAGAAACAACGAAAGACGAACTCGGTTCCCGCCGATCAAGCAAAGCCAAAGACCGGCCCCGAAAAGGTGTTCGCCGGCATGCCTGAACGTCAATTGCATCAGATGTTCTCTTACGGTGATCCGATGGTTTACGGAGTCGCAGTCGCGCAAGACCGGTTGCTCATCCGCACTGGACAAGCACTGTTTTGTGTTGGCGGCGAGGCGACGCAGTGA
- a CDS encoding endonuclease/exonuclease/phosphatase family protein translates to MKCNFISKLTASGGCVQLAISFVFVLTTSFVWAGEPIEVRVLSYNIHHGEGVDHKLDLARIARVIASVRPDIVALQEVDKNVKRSGGVDQTAEIAKLTRMNFVFGENISLQGGQYGNAILSRWPITQHANRLLPNLDHGEQRGVLQASVQEPVTGTPVMILATHFDHRPDDAERIASAQAINELVAKHRQTPAILAGDMNDGPGSKTLLELKRHWTDNSDKPMPTIPVAQPTKQIDFVLFRPKELWSAIETRVLDETVASDHRAILTVLRWRGVQRQ, encoded by the coding sequence ATGAAATGCAATTTCATATCGAAGCTGACCGCAAGCGGTGGATGCGTGCAACTTGCCATATCGTTTGTGTTTGTTCTGACGACGTCGTTTGTTTGGGCGGGCGAACCGATCGAAGTGCGCGTGCTCAGCTACAATATTCACCATGGCGAAGGCGTCGACCACAAGCTTGATCTTGCTCGCATCGCAAGAGTGATCGCATCGGTTAGGCCAGACATCGTTGCGTTGCAGGAAGTCGACAAAAACGTAAAACGCTCCGGCGGCGTCGACCAGACGGCTGAAATAGCCAAATTGACACGAATGAATTTCGTTTTTGGCGAAAACATATCGCTGCAAGGTGGCCAATACGGCAACGCGATCCTGTCACGCTGGCCGATCACCCAACATGCCAATCGACTTCTGCCGAACCTTGACCATGGCGAACAACGTGGCGTGCTTCAGGCTTCTGTCCAGGAACCGGTTACCGGAACGCCTGTGATGATCCTGGCGACGCATTTCGATCACCGCCCTGACGACGCGGAACGGATCGCATCAGCACAGGCAATTAACGAACTTGTTGCAAAGCACCGTCAGACGCCAGCGATTCTGGCGGGCGATATGAACGACGGGCCGGGAAGCAAGACATTGCTGGAATTGAAGCGGCACTGGACCGACAACAGCGACAAACCGATGCCAACCATTCCAGTTGCACAGCCAACCAAGCAGATTGACTTCGTGCTCTTTCGTCCAAAAGAGCTTTGGAGTGCCATCGAAACGAGAGTCCTCGATGAGACCGTCGCTTCGGACCATCGTGCCATCTTAACGGTGTTAAGATGGCGGGGAGTGCAGAGGCAATGA
- a CDS encoding metallophosphoesterase family protein, translated as MFNRRQFIGTIPVSAVALSAIGINQQARSQEAQNESAESSALLASPPVVQNPRVDGFGVSVAVRSLATAWVEYGFAEGDLPFTAIASHHGLVSADDRVLHVRVEHPEPLPCDKPIYYRVVVQSLGYASAYSLQRGKPQATTTYALKLPDPASDRIRLVSINDTHENLETIQALHGEIEKLKPDLLIWNGDSCNDFDAADSPEQILLNPAQDAIESWASTRPLVFSNGNHDVRGQRAREVIKSFAGCPESAELPYSQALRLGPLALITLDTGEDKPDEHPVFAGTAAYEPYRERQATWLKRVLDRPEIKNAPLKIVACHIPLRGLDGQNDGTTLEGYASYCGFGAKLWLPILRQAGVQAILSGHMHSDRLDAATDDMPILQFVGGGPKPEQATLTVIDAEQDGSQQSLDIRIVDLHGKVLHQHRWS; from the coding sequence ATGTTCAATCGTCGTCAATTCATCGGCACGATTCCGGTCAGCGCCGTCGCACTCTCTGCGATCGGGATCAACCAACAAGCTCGATCACAAGAAGCACAAAACGAGTCCGCTGAATCGTCCGCGCTGCTTGCCAGTCCGCCCGTTGTACAGAATCCTCGTGTGGACGGCTTTGGCGTCAGTGTTGCGGTTCGTTCTCTAGCAACTGCCTGGGTTGAGTACGGTTTCGCCGAAGGCGATTTGCCGTTCACTGCCATTGCCAGTCACCACGGTTTGGTCAGCGCCGACGACCGAGTGCTACATGTTCGCGTCGAGCATCCTGAGCCGTTGCCCTGTGATAAGCCGATCTACTATCGCGTCGTGGTACAGTCGCTCGGCTATGCGAGCGCGTATTCGTTGCAGCGTGGTAAGCCGCAAGCGACCACTACGTATGCTCTCAAGTTGCCCGATCCAGCATCGGATCGAATTCGTCTGGTCAGCATCAATGACACACACGAGAACCTCGAGACGATCCAAGCGTTGCACGGTGAAATTGAGAAACTGAAGCCGGATTTACTGATCTGGAATGGAGATAGTTGCAACGACTTTGATGCGGCGGATTCGCCCGAGCAAATTTTGCTTAATCCGGCACAAGACGCCATTGAGTCCTGGGCCAGCACTCGTCCGCTCGTTTTTAGCAATGGAAATCACGATGTCCGTGGTCAGCGGGCGCGAGAAGTGATCAAGAGTTTTGCGGGTTGTCCCGAGTCGGCAGAGTTGCCCTACAGCCAGGCATTGCGTTTGGGGCCTCTGGCGCTGATCACGCTGGACACGGGCGAGGACAAGCCGGACGAGCATCCGGTGTTTGCGGGAACCGCTGCTTACGAACCTTATCGTGAACGCCAGGCTACCTGGTTGAAACGCGTGCTTGATCGTCCCGAGATTAAAAATGCCCCGCTAAAGATTGTCGCGTGCCACATACCTTTGCGTGGCCTCGATGGCCAGAACGATGGAACGACGCTGGAAGGGTATGCCAGTTATTGCGGATTCGGTGCGAAGCTCTGGCTTCCGATCTTGAGGCAGGCTGGTGTTCAGGCGATTCTGTCGGGGCACATGCACAGCGACCGATTGGATGCAGCAACAGACGACATGCCAATCCTGCAGTTTGTTGGTGGTGGACCCAAGCCAGAGCAAGCGACACTCACAGTGATCGACGCAGAGCAGGACGGATCGCAGCAGTCACTCGATATTCGCATCGTTGATCTGCACGGCAAAGTGTTGCATCAACATCGCTGGTCGTGA
- the fusA gene encoding elongation factor G → MSLAKTRNIGISAHIDSGKTTLSERVLFYTGRIHKIEEVKGGGDGATMDHMELEKERGITITSAATSVEWKGHKINLIDTPGHVDFTVEVERSLRVLDAAVLVLCSVGGVQSQSITVDRQMKRYGIPRLAFINKMDRTGANPYRVVQMLRDKLGAEAFLMQIPIGAEENFKGVVDLIEMVAYLHEGDEGEKVITAPIPADLMDEAEAKRGEMLEALSMYSDEMMEKLLSEEDISKEMIYTTTRAAVLGGATPVYLGSAFKNKGVQPLLDAVNRYLPSPLDREIKGRDPQDEERRIELLPDASRPFVGMAFKIVEDPFGQLTFMRVYQGTIKKGDTYVNQRTGKSERFSRIVRMHSEKREEIDSASAGDIVAVLGIDSASGDTYAAERDFCTLESMFIPDAVIKVSVSPKNRGDADKMSKALLRFRKEDPTFRVFTDDETKEILISGMGELHLDVYVERIRREYGVDIEVGAPKVSYRESPTKEISFDYKHKKQSGGSGQFAHIKGKLSPIASDSEDSFEFEDHVTGGRIPKQYIAPVEKGFRDSLSKGPVAGYPVVGTRIDLEDGSYHDVDSSEKAFYTAAQGCFREYFKQAAPKLLEPIMNIEIECPETFQGPVVGDVIKRRGLMTSTDVVDANCIIKAEVPLAETFGYATDLRSMTQGQGTFTMELATYNQVPSNIQDDIIEAKRKADLVASK, encoded by the coding sequence ATGAGTCTGGCGAAAACAAGAAACATCGGAATCAGCGCTCACATTGACTCGGGTAAAACGACCCTCAGCGAGCGCGTCCTCTTTTACACCGGACGCATCCACAAGATCGAAGAGGTCAAAGGTGGCGGTGACGGCGCGACGATGGACCACATGGAACTGGAAAAAGAGCGTGGCATCACAATCACCAGTGCCGCGACGTCGGTCGAATGGAAGGGCCACAAGATCAACCTGATTGATACGCCCGGTCACGTGGACTTCACGGTCGAAGTCGAACGTTCGCTTCGCGTTCTTGACGCAGCCGTGTTGGTTCTGTGCAGTGTCGGTGGCGTTCAAAGCCAATCGATCACGGTTGACCGCCAAATGAAACGTTACGGCATTCCCCGCTTAGCGTTCATCAACAAGATGGACCGCACCGGTGCGAACCCGTACCGCGTTGTGCAAATGCTTCGCGATAAATTGGGCGCCGAAGCGTTCTTGATGCAGATCCCGATCGGCGCCGAAGAAAACTTTAAGGGCGTCGTCGACCTGATCGAAATGGTCGCCTACCTTCACGAAGGCGATGAAGGCGAGAAAGTCATCACCGCGCCGATCCCTGCAGACTTGATGGACGAAGCCGAAGCGAAACGCGGCGAGATGCTCGAAGCACTGTCGATGTACAGCGACGAAATGATGGAAAAGTTGCTCAGTGAAGAAGACATCTCGAAAGAGATGATCTACACAACCACTCGCGCCGCCGTCCTGGGCGGAGCCACCCCGGTATACTTGGGCAGTGCTTTCAAGAATAAAGGTGTTCAACCTCTGCTGGACGCCGTCAACCGCTACTTGCCCAGTCCGCTGGACCGTGAAATCAAGGGTCGAGATCCGCAGGACGAAGAGCGTCGCATCGAATTGCTACCCGATGCGTCGCGTCCGTTCGTCGGAATGGCGTTCAAGATTGTCGAAGATCCGTTCGGCCAATTGACTTTCATGCGTGTTTACCAAGGCACGATCAAGAAGGGCGATACCTACGTCAACCAACGTACCGGCAAGAGCGAACGGTTCAGCCGTATCGTCCGGATGCACAGCGAGAAGCGAGAGGAAATTGATTCCGCATCGGCCGGTGACATTGTCGCCGTCCTGGGTATCGATTCGGCCAGCGGTGACACGTATGCCGCGGAACGCGACTTCTGTACCCTCGAATCAATGTTCATCCCCGATGCGGTGATCAAGGTTTCGGTTTCGCCCAAAAATCGCGGCGATGCAGACAAGATGAGCAAAGCGTTGCTGCGGTTCCGCAAGGAAGACCCAACGTTCCGCGTCTTCACTGACGATGAAACCAAAGAAATTTTGATCAGCGGCATGGGCGAACTCCACCTGGACGTCTACGTCGAACGAATTCGTCGCGAATACGGCGTTGATATCGAAGTCGGTGCGCCGAAGGTCAGCTACCGCGAAAGCCCGACCAAAGAGATTTCATTCGATTACAAGCACAAGAAACAGTCGGGTGGTTCGGGTCAGTTCGCACACATCAAGGGCAAACTCAGCCCGATCGCATCGGACAGCGAAGACAGCTTCGAATTCGAAGATCACGTCACCGGCGGTCGTATTCCGAAGCAATACATTGCACCGGTCGAAAAAGGTTTCCGCGACAGCTTATCCAAAGGCCCCGTCGCCGGTTATCCCGTCGTGGGAACTCGGATCGACCTGGAAGACGGTAGCTACCACGACGTTGACTCGTCGGAAAAGGCGTTTTATACGGCCGCCCAAGGTTGCTTCCGCGAGTACTTCAAGCAAGCCGCACCGAAGTTGCTCGAGCCAATCATGAACATCGAAATCGAGTGCCCCGAAACGTTCCAGGGCCCCGTGGTCGGTGACGTGATCAAGCGTCGTGGATTGATGACCAGCACCGACGTCGTCGATGCCAACTGCATCATCAAGGCCGAAGTGCCCCTGGCCGAAACATTCGGCTACGCGACCGACCTTCGCAGCATGACGCAAGGCCAAGGAACGTTCACCATGGAATTGGCGACCTACAACCAAGTCCCGTCGAACATTCAAGACGACATCATCGAAGCGAAACGCAAAGCCGACCTGGTTGCATCGAAGTAA
- the rpsR gene encoding 30S ribosomal protein S18 — MAPRPMSTRSRARKRSRVRSRTKKKDPIFVDGHRPRPMYVDYKDVELLKKMINRQGRIVGRRKSGCTAASQHAVSAAVKRARFMALLPFVGE, encoded by the coding sequence ATGGCTCCACGCCCGATGAGCACGCGCAGCCGTGCCCGCAAACGCAGTCGCGTTCGTTCGCGAACCAAGAAGAAAGATCCGATTTTCGTCGATGGCCACCGCCCGCGTCCGATGTATGTCGATTACAAGGACGTCGAATTGCTGAAGAAGATGATCAATCGTCAGGGTCGAATCGTCGGTCGCCGCAAGAGCGGTTGTACCGCAGCCAGCCAGCACGCGGTCAGCGCAGCTGTCAAGCGAGCCCGTTTCATGGCTCTTCTTCCCTTCGTCGGCGAGTAG
- a CDS encoding acyl-CoA thioesterase, with the protein MFTVHRRVEFRDTDAAGIVHFSAFFPMMESAEHEMLRSLGISVLPKSVDGEDPISWPRVAANCDYQAAAHFEDLLQIDVSVSKIGTSSVSYLFQFSRDGSHVAKGTLTAVCCRLADSGLLKTAIPDDVRKLFEKHL; encoded by the coding sequence GTGTTCACTGTTCATCGCCGCGTCGAGTTTCGAGACACCGACGCGGCTGGGATTGTGCATTTTTCGGCCTTTTTCCCGATGATGGAATCGGCCGAGCATGAAATGTTGCGGTCGCTCGGGATATCCGTGCTGCCCAAATCGGTGGACGGCGAAGATCCCATCAGCTGGCCTCGCGTTGCTGCAAACTGCGACTATCAAGCGGCGGCACATTTCGAGGACCTGCTCCAGATCGACGTTAGCGTCAGCAAGATCGGCACCAGCAGCGTTTCGTACCTCTTCCAATTCTCTCGCGACGGTTCCCATGTCGCCAAGGGAACGTTGACCGCTGTTTGCTGCCGTTTGGCCGACTCGGGGCTCCTGAAAACGGCGATCCCGGACGACGTGCGTAAGTTGTTCGAAAAGCATCTTTGA
- a CDS encoding ABC transporter permease, whose product MHLAPSMILAQGINWVPAWLTPLYVIAIALVIGAAIAAVYYGVLAVLSYIPGLGNLADSSKVGVTASVVVGGLIGAVLCFLYLPTSGGGDFAYALILPLLTIGLILGFGLIYGMWHRTRSEWFEILGEGVVPYLLGVAALFVVVGLASAPLVTEPLDFFKAIPAVNFVGDGVTELTVVVPGVGDSDPDESAFHPAMINYNLRNLSELRIRSDKTILLADSADTAAFSRVPYRINADEEQIFRSAERESPPIPGDASRLHIQNREINPATVVFSLTSTPPIPEAKSIVVIAFSFFLAITSIMAFRQAAPRVWALALSTAKNEMAQPLYLLLMALGIFGVVFFGFYPFNTLGDDIRLLKDSGVTLIMVLGMLQAVWSAGTTVSDEIEGRTALTVLSKPVSRRSFILGKYAGIMLSVLVLFAIIGAVLLIVISYKPIYDARETSRAATVWQNGFEEIITTIPILGLYFMETMAIGAIAVALATRLPLLANFITCFVVYVIGNLTSPLVASTEGNNELVGFVGKLIAVVVPNLNVFNVQSAVDAGNPIPIIYLAGAFNYLVCFAIAIWMLAMLLFEDRDLA is encoded by the coding sequence ATGCACCTCGCCCCCTCAATGATTTTGGCCCAGGGTATCAACTGGGTGCCCGCGTGGTTGACGCCTCTCTATGTGATCGCAATCGCACTGGTCATCGGGGCGGCTATTGCAGCGGTCTACTACGGGGTTCTGGCAGTTCTGTCGTACATTCCCGGGCTTGGGAATCTGGCTGACTCATCCAAGGTCGGCGTCACGGCGTCGGTTGTGGTCGGCGGCCTGATCGGTGCGGTGCTTTGTTTTCTCTATCTGCCTACCTCCGGCGGTGGCGATTTCGCCTACGCATTGATTCTTCCCCTGCTGACGATCGGGTTGATCCTCGGTTTCGGTTTGATTTACGGGATGTGGCACCGTACGCGGTCCGAATGGTTCGAGATTTTGGGTGAAGGTGTCGTCCCCTACTTGCTGGGCGTGGCAGCACTTTTCGTTGTCGTGGGACTAGCCTCGGCACCGTTGGTGACCGAACCACTGGACTTTTTCAAAGCGATTCCGGCGGTCAATTTTGTTGGTGACGGTGTGACGGAGTTGACGGTCGTTGTGCCGGGCGTGGGCGACAGCGATCCCGACGAATCGGCGTTCCATCCTGCGATGATCAATTACAACCTACGCAATCTGTCCGAACTTCGGATTCGCAGCGACAAGACGATTCTGTTGGCGGACTCGGCGGACACCGCGGCGTTCTCGCGGGTGCCCTACCGAATCAATGCTGACGAAGAGCAAATCTTTCGATCGGCCGAGCGTGAATCGCCACCGATCCCTGGCGATGCGTCACGACTGCACATCCAGAACCGTGAAATCAATCCGGCGACCGTCGTGTTTTCGTTGACAAGCACTCCGCCGATTCCGGAAGCCAAGTCGATCGTGGTCATTGCGTTTTCGTTCTTCCTGGCCATCACCAGCATCATGGCGTTCCGCCAAGCGGCGCCGCGAGTTTGGGCATTGGCTCTTTCGACGGCCAAGAACGAAATGGCCCAACCGCTCTATCTGTTGTTGATGGCACTGGGGATCTTCGGTGTCGTATTCTTTGGATTCTATCCGTTCAACACCCTTGGCGACGACATCCGATTGCTCAAGGACAGCGGCGTCACCTTGATCATGGTGTTGGGCATGTTGCAGGCCGTTTGGAGTGCGGGAACGACGGTCAGCGACGAAATCGAAGGACGTACGGCGTTGACCGTGCTTAGCAAGCCCGTCAGCCGGCGCTCGTTCATTTTGGGCAAGTACGCCGGCATCATGTTGTCGGTGTTGGTCTTATTCGCCATCATCGGTGCGGTTTTGTTGATCGTGATCAGCTACAAGCCGATCTACGATGCTCGCGAGACATCCCGAGCGGCGACGGTTTGGCAAAATGGTTTCGAAGAGATCATCACAACGATTCCTATCCTGGGTTTGTACTTCATGGAAACCATGGCGATCGGCGCGATCGCGGTGGCCTTGGCGACTCGATTGCCGCTGTTGGCGAACTTCATCACCTGTTTCGTGGTGTACGTGATCGGCAACCTGACGTCGCCGCTGGTTGCATCGACGGAGGGGAATAACGAATTGGTCGGGTTTGTGGGCAAGCTGATTGCCGTTGTCGTGCCCAACCTGAATGTTTTTAACGTCCAATCCGCTGTTGACGCCGGAAATCCGATCCCGATTATCTACTTGGCCGGTGCTTTCAACTATCTTGTATGCTTCGCGATCGCCATCTGGATGCTCGCGATGTTGTTGTTCGAGGACCGTGACTTGGCTTGA